One genomic region from Anopheles bellator chromosome 2, idAnoBellAS_SP24_06.2, whole genome shotgun sequence encodes:
- the LOC131209337 gene encoding lanC-like protein 3 homolog has translation MGTRYFANPFPDYGGGPISRCDEHIKGLIQSYVNLIVENTKLDRNTDQRGDLYVGDAGIAFMFLRLHDAGIFGQEALQYAKQYIVNAKALAGRYAGRPEERCSFLCGNAGVYAVSAAIAHRHSAKQEMDEDLRCFATGIEVCKRLDFNKNGSDEVLFGRAGYLSGIYWLHQTIDRKLFSHEMLTLICATILESGKRHRSLLPLYYQCYGDDYLGAAHGTSAIMHMLLESPLQQNLSSVEMSLVKNTVDGLLGLQDSEGNFPTTLQDCVRRTRSEPLVHWCHGAAGVVYLMAKAYLVFQEQRYLQSCIRSADLVWRKGLLRKGPGICHGVAGSGYVFLLLYRLTSDPKYLHRALKFMEFLTHEEFIRNARNPDCPFSLYEGYAGTVCFLIDLLRPEKAAFPFMDVFEKKF, from the exons ATGGGCACCCGATATTTTGCTAACCCCTTTCCGGACTACGGTGGCGGCCCCATATCACGATGCGATGAGCATATCAAGGGTCTAATACAGTCCTACGTCAATTTGATAGTAGAAAACACCAAACTCGACCGAAACACCGACCAGCGGGGTGATTTATACGTGGGCGATGCTG GCATTGCTTTTATGTTTCTGAGGCTGCACGATGCAGGAATTTTCGGCCAGGAAGCACTCCAGTACGCGAAACAGTACATCGTGAACGCGAAAGCCCTTGCGGGACGGTACGCGGGTCGACCGGAAGAGCGCTGTTCGTTCCTGTGTGGCAATGCTGGAGTGTACGCCGTGTCGGCGGCCATCGCGCACAGGCACAGCGCGAAGCAGGAGATGGACGAAGACTTACGTTGCTTCGCCACCGGGATAGAGGTGTGCAAACGGTTGGATTTCAACAAGAATGGCAGTGACGAGGTGCTGTTCGGACGGGCCGGTTACCTGTCCGGCATCTACTGGCTGCACCAGACAATCGACCGGAAGCTGTTTTCCCACGAGATGCTCACGCTCATCTGTGCCACCATACTCGAGAGTGGCAAACGCCATCGCAGTCTTCTACCTCTCTACTATCAGTGCTACGGCGATGACTATCTCGGGGCCGCCCACGGGACGTCCGCCATCATGCACATGCTGCTCGAATCGCCACTGCAACAGAATCTGAGCAGTGTGGAAATGTCGCTCGTAAAGAACACGGTGGACGGGTTACTGGGGCTGCAGGACAGCGAGGGTAACTTTCCGACCACGCTGCAGGATTGTGTGCGACGGACACGCTCTGAACCGCTCGTCCACTGGTGCCACGGAGCGGCCGGAGTCGTTTATCTGATGGCGAAAGCATATCTCGTGTTTCAGGAGCAGCGCTACCTGCAATCGTGCATCCGCAGCGCGGATCTCGTGTGGCGCAAGGGGCTGCTGCGAAAAGGGCCCGGCATTTGCCACGGTGTAGCCGGCAGTGGGTACGTGTTTCTGCTGCTCTACAGGCTCACCTCCGACCCGAAGTATCTGCACCGGGCCTTGAAGTTCATGGAGTTTCTTACGCACGAGGAGTTTATTCGGAATGCCCGCAATCCGGACTGTCCGTTTAGCCTGTACGAGGGTTACGCCGGCACAGTGTGCTTTCTGATCGATCTGTTGCGCCCCGAAAAGGCCGCATTTCCGTTTATGGATGTGTTCGAGAAGAAATTCTAA